In Geminocystis sp. NIES-3709, a single genomic region encodes these proteins:
- a CDS encoding NAD-dependent epimerase/dehydratase family protein translates to MKIVVTGASGFLGRHLLPQLKKEYPQAEIIGLSSQNYDLMNPLEVIKMFEDLHPEILIHLAAYSGGIGANRAYPADFYYRNTLLTALVFEQAAKFNVKKMIYTMGGCSYPATATSPIDESQMWQGYPQKESAGYSSAKKMGIVASQSYRTQYGLNSVVLIPGNLYGEYDNFRNNESHVVPALIRRFYEAKLNQLEEVSMWGSGTPKRDFVYAQDVAKVIPYFIENYDSSEPINISSGTTTPIKELAELVKETTGFEGKLTWDTTKPDGQMVKIFDVTKLNSLGLSCDTNLKEGLEKTFTWLSKNYENQTDGIRL, encoded by the coding sequence ATGAAAATAGTCGTCACTGGCGCGAGTGGCTTTTTAGGCAGACATCTATTACCTCAACTAAAAAAAGAATATCCTCAAGCAGAAATCATCGGTTTATCCTCTCAAAATTATGACTTGATGAATCCTCTTGAAGTTATCAAAATGTTTGAAGACTTACATCCTGAAATATTAATACATTTAGCTGCTTATTCAGGGGGAATTGGAGCGAATAGAGCTTACCCTGCAGATTTTTATTATCGTAACACTCTTTTAACTGCTTTGGTCTTTGAACAAGCCGCCAAATTTAATGTAAAAAAAATGATTTACACAATGGGAGGGTGTAGCTACCCTGCAACTGCTACTTCTCCTATTGATGAGTCCCAAATGTGGCAAGGTTATCCTCAAAAAGAAAGCGCTGGTTATTCTAGTGCAAAAAAAATGGGTATTGTTGCTTCTCAATCTTATCGTACTCAATATGGTTTAAATTCTGTTGTATTAATTCCGGGTAATTTATATGGGGAATATGATAATTTTCGGAATAATGAATCTCATGTTGTACCTGCGTTAATTCGTCGTTTTTATGAAGCGAAGTTAAATCAATTAGAAGAAGTTTCTATGTGGGGAAGTGGTACTCCTAAAAGAGATTTTGTTTATGCTCAAGACGTGGCAAAAGTTATACCTTATTTTATTGAAAATTATGATTCTAGTGAGCCGATCAATATTTCTTCTGGTACAACTACACCAATTAAAGAATTAGCTGAATTAGTTAAAGAAACTACTGGTTTTGAAGGTAAATTAACTTGGGATACCACTAAACCTGATGGACAAATGGTTAAAATTTTTGATGTTACTAAGTTAAATTCTTTAGGGTTATCTTGTGATACTAATTTAAAAGAAGGTTTAGAAAAAACTTTTACATGGTTAAGTAAAAATTATGAAAATCAAACCGATGGAATTAGACTCTAA
- a CDS encoding cation:proton antiporter, whose product MEQFFKAIPDSPLITFTILLLVIVTIPPIFEKIKLPGLVGLLVAGVIFGGEGLGLLDEKSESVKLLADIGKIYLMFVAGLEIDLDDFHKSKNRSLTFGFCTFIVPLIIGTLIGLTFNMGLNSSILLGSLLASHTLLGYPIVNRLGVVGNEAVVITIGATIFTDIGALLVLAICVSIHGGEFTVGTLIFQIGSLVLYCAGVLWGIDKVGKEYFRRTGDEESNQFLFVLLAVFLASVGAQLINVDKIVGAFLAGLAINDVVGKGPVKEKIEFVGSTLFIPCFFVSIGLILNISGFISTLSQEFALTVAIVGGLFIAKFLAALIPKLLYKYSWDQCLTMWSLSLPQVAATLAATLVGVEAGLLSDAVFNAVIVMMLITSVTGPILTGKYARNLFQPDVDVSLIQPVNISEKEEVSVIGSQSIFTVVVPISNPQTEKMLIEIGSILARSESGLVIPLSIVKAHVHMDEPELNIGLRNGNKLLTRAIQYSEPFQVSVKPVIRIDDDLAEAISRTARENQANLIVMGWSANSTIQARLFGNLIDNVFWSSHCPVAVMQLLDDPINIHQILVPVKNIDQKTLNTIRFASIFASSNKASITLLHVHDRKVTKNQIDIFKSALNIAIEKIASQISVTIKTLRYPNPAQAILHTAEKYDYDLVILRSVRRRTAGGLAVSDVTTEVMQQITRSVIIFGEPQ is encoded by the coding sequence ATGGAACAATTTTTTAAGGCAATTCCCGATAGTCCCCTCATTACATTTACAATTCTTTTATTGGTAATTGTCACCATTCCCCCCATTTTTGAAAAAATTAAGTTACCGGGGTTAGTCGGTTTATTGGTAGCTGGTGTTATTTTTGGTGGCGAAGGCTTAGGATTACTCGATGAGAAAAGTGAATCTGTCAAACTATTAGCTGACATCGGCAAAATTTATTTAATGTTTGTCGCAGGGTTAGAAATTGATTTGGATGACTTCCATAAGAGTAAAAATCGTTCTCTGACTTTTGGGTTTTGTACTTTTATTGTTCCCCTTATAATTGGTACTTTAATCGGTTTAACCTTTAATATGGGATTAAATTCCTCTATTTTACTCGGTTCTCTTTTAGCTTCTCATACTCTTTTAGGTTATCCGATCGTAAATCGCTTGGGAGTTGTGGGTAACGAAGCGGTGGTGATTACCATTGGAGCAACTATTTTTACTGATATAGGCGCTTTATTGGTGTTAGCTATCTGTGTATCTATTCATGGGGGAGAGTTTACTGTCGGTACTCTTATTTTTCAAATCGGAAGTTTAGTTTTATATTGTGCTGGAGTATTGTGGGGCATTGATAAAGTAGGAAAGGAGTATTTTAGACGTACAGGAGATGAAGAAAGTAATCAATTTTTGTTCGTGTTATTGGCAGTATTTTTGGCTTCCGTCGGCGCACAATTAATCAATGTAGATAAAATTGTTGGTGCATTTTTGGCCGGTTTAGCCATCAATGATGTAGTAGGAAAAGGGCCGGTTAAAGAAAAAATTGAATTTGTCGGTAGTACTTTATTTATACCTTGTTTTTTCGTCTCGATCGGGCTTATTCTAAACATATCAGGTTTTATTTCAACTTTAAGCCAAGAATTTGCTCTTACCGTTGCTATTGTAGGAGGATTATTTATTGCAAAATTTTTAGCAGCACTTATCCCCAAATTACTCTATAAATATAGTTGGGATCAATGTTTAACAATGTGGTCATTGTCATTACCTCAAGTAGCGGCAACTTTAGCGGCAACTTTAGTCGGAGTGGAAGCGGGTTTATTATCGGATGCGGTGTTTAATGCCGTAATTGTGATGATGTTAATCACTTCTGTGACGGGGCCTATTTTAACCGGAAAATATGCTCGTAATTTATTTCAGCCTGATGTCGATGTTTCTTTGATCCAACCTGTCAATATTTCTGAAAAAGAAGAAGTATCCGTCATAGGATCTCAATCTATTTTTACCGTGGTTGTACCTATTTCCAATCCTCAAACGGAAAAAATGTTGATCGAAATCGGTTCAATTTTAGCTCGTTCTGAGTCGGGATTAGTGATACCTTTATCTATTGTAAAAGCTCATGTCCATATGGATGAGCCAGAGTTAAATATTGGATTACGAAACGGGAATAAACTATTAACAAGAGCAATACAATATAGTGAGCCATTTCAAGTATCTGTTAAGCCCGTTATTCGTATTGACGATGATTTAGCGGAAGCTATCAGTCGCACAGCAAGAGAAAACCAAGCTAATCTAATTGTGATGGGATGGAGTGCTAATAGTACCATTCAAGCTCGTTTATTTGGTAATTTAATTGATAATGTATTTTGGTCTTCTCATTGTCCTGTGGCTGTCATGCAACTTTTAGATGATCCTATTAATATCCATCAAATTCTTGTACCTGTTAAAAATATAGATCAAAAAACTCTTAATACCATTCGTTTTGCGTCTATTTTTGCCAGTAGTAATAAAGCTAGTATAACTCTGCTTCATGTCCACGATCGAAAAGTTACTAAAAATCAAATTGACATCTTTAAATCTGCCTTAAATATTGCTATTGAAAAGATAGCTTCTCAAATATCTGTTACAATCAAAACATTACGTTATCCAAATCCTGCCCAAGCCATTCTACACACTGCGGAAAAATATGATTATGATCTTGTTATATTAAGATCTGTCCGCCGTCGTACTGCTGGAGGTTTAGCCGTTAGTGACGTTACCACAGAAGTAATGCAACAAATTACTCGATCGGTTATCATTTTTGGCGAACCACAATAA
- a CDS encoding Calx-beta domain-containing protein, which yields MIKLNIENSVKVIGSGDQLYTPRISGNNVLWQQQGSTSLEIFFYNGTSTTQLTNNNIYEEEPEISGNNIVWSQYVDTDAEIFLYDGITITQLTDNDINDLSPQISGNNIVWEGGNDQDAEIFLYDGTTITQLTNNDFWDDNPRISGNNVVWEGYTDAYSEIFFYDGITTTQLTNDDFYDYSPRISGDNIAWYNYRFDDSNILFYNGTTTIELDDNYYYGEIPPEISGNKVVWADYDGNDGEIFFYDGATVSQLTDNDTDDFSPQISGNNVVWQGDDGNDSEIFFYDGTTIAQLTDNDTNDSGLRISGDNIVWFGSDGTTRQVYFLDLTSISPSVAIDDVTITEDNSGTTNAVFTVTVSGSYTESITVDYATADNTANSGSDYIAQTGTLTFANNETTKTISVEINGDTTVEANETFFVNLANATNGTITESEGQGTIINDDFPSLAIDDVSITEGNSGTINAVFTVTRTDTAFDPITVNYATANGTALAGKDYIAQSGILTFDTDETTKTITVEINGDVTPESNETFFVNLTNATNATITKSQGEGGIINDDSLLILGDENNNNLVGGTGNETIQGFAGNDTLQGFAGNDVLVGGDGDDILIGGKHKDFLKGGVGSDRFVFNNLSQRIDRIFSFSVEQDDKIVISASGFGGDLTPNVNLSSDQFVIGTEATNTDQRFIYNSSTGFLLFDEDGSGIASGLRLAVLNTGLALTNNSIFVGN from the coding sequence ATGATCAAATTAAATATCGAAAATAGCGTGAAAGTAATAGGTAGTGGGGATCAACTTTATACCCCCCGTATATCTGGTAATAATGTTCTTTGGCAACAACAAGGTAGTACAAGTTTAGAAATTTTCTTTTATAACGGAACTAGCACTACTCAATTAACCAATAATAATATTTATGAGGAGGAGCCAGAAATATCAGGTAATAATATTGTTTGGTCGCAATATGTCGATACAGACGCTGAAATTTTCCTTTATGACGGAATTACTATTACTCAGTTAACTGATAATGATATTAATGATCTTTCTCCACAAATATCAGGTAATAATATTGTTTGGGAAGGGGGTAACGATCAAGATGCTGAAATTTTTCTTTATGACGGAACAACTATTACTCAGTTAACTAATAATGATTTTTGGGATGATAATCCAAGAATATCAGGTAATAATGTTGTTTGGGAAGGTTATACTGACGCATACTCAGAAATTTTCTTTTATGACGGAATCACTACTACTCAATTAACCAATGACGATTTTTATGATTATTCTCCTCGAATATCTGGTGATAATATTGCTTGGTACAATTATAGATTTGACGATTCAAACATTCTCTTTTATAACGGAACCACAACGATTGAATTAGACGATAATTATTATTATGGCGAGATTCCTCCCGAAATATCAGGAAATAAAGTTGTTTGGGCAGATTATGATGGTAATGATGGTGAAATTTTCTTTTATGATGGAGCTACGGTTAGTCAGTTAACCGATAATGATACTGATGATTTTTCCCCTCAAATATCAGGTAATAATGTTGTTTGGCAAGGTGATGATGGTAATGACTCTGAAATTTTCTTTTATGATGGAACTACCATTGCTCAGTTAACTGATAATGATACTAATGATTCTGGTCTTCGAATATCTGGAGATAATATTGTTTGGTTTGGCTCTGATGGCACGACAAGACAGGTTTATTTTCTTGACTTAACTTCTATTTCACCAAGTGTTGCCATTGATGATGTAACTATTACTGAAGATAATAGCGGAACTACTAACGCCGTGTTTACCGTGACTGTTTCTGGGAGTTATACTGAAAGTATTACTGTTGATTATGCGACTGCTGATAATACCGCTAACTCTGGAAGTGATTATATTGCTCAAACGGGTACTTTAACCTTTGCTAATAATGAAACAACTAAAACTATTTCCGTCGAGATTAATGGTGATACAACGGTAGAAGCTAATGAAACTTTTTTCGTTAATCTTGCTAATGCAACTAATGGAACTATAACGGAAAGTGAAGGACAAGGTACTATTATTAATGATGATTTTCCATCCCTTGCCATTGATGATGTGAGTATAACCGAAGGTAATAGTGGTACGATTAATGCTGTTTTTACTGTGACTCGCACAGATACTGCGTTTGATCCTATTACTGTTAATTATGCGACGGCTAATGGTACGGCACTGGCAGGAAAAGATTATATCGCCCAAAGTGGTATTTTAACTTTTGACACGGATGAAACCACTAAAACTATTACCGTCGAGATTAATGGTGATGTAACCCCTGAAAGTAATGAAACCTTTTTTGTTAATCTTACCAATGCCACTAACGCCACCATCACAAAAAGTCAAGGAGAAGGAGGTATTATCAATGATGATAGTTTATTAATTCTAGGTGATGAGAATAATAATAACCTTGTGGGAGGAACAGGAAATGAAACCATACAAGGATTTGCTGGTAATGATACTTTGCAAGGATTTGCTGGTAATGATGTTTTAGTTGGTGGTGATGGAGATGATATTTTAATCGGTGGGAAACATAAAGATTTCTTAAAAGGAGGAGTTGGAAGCGATCGATTTGTGTTTAATAATCTTAGTCAAAGAATAGACAGAATTTTTAGTTTTTCCGTAGAACAGGATGATAAAATTGTGATTTCTGCATCAGGTTTTGGAGGAGATTTAACCCCCAATGTTAACCTCAGTTCAGATCAGTTTGTGATTGGGACTGAAGCAACAAACACAGATCAACGTTTTATCTATAATAGTTCAACAGGCTTTTTATTATTCGATGAAGATGGTAGTGGAATTGCTAGTGGGTTACGTCTTGCCGTTTTAAATACTGGTTTAGCCCTAACTAATAATAGTATTTTTGTGGGGAATTAA
- the cobJ gene encoding precorrin-3B C(17)-methyltransferase has protein sequence MSILFTDFSPLNFITVTEKNAIQLQSLVKISEGILWLPEKLKISEKLVNLQPNSTLKNTKYYHESLSQHLANIWENSEGIIFSLTIGAVVRLVSPLLTNKKKDPAIIVIDPHTKYVISLLGGHQANADKLTELIAHQLDAKAIITSASYNLNLPSIDTFGNIFGWQRGKGNWTEVSINIARNLPTLIRQDLGLNWWQNSLPSSHPFIFENTKDSKSIIRENTEKAMVYIGAEKPPNIDIPCVSWHPRILWVGIGCERDTSPSLIESAVTQVLDKYNLERKSIASLATIDLKKDELGILMLGKKWGLALHTFTAEELNSVAVPNPSSIVKEEVGTPSVAEASALKSALLPNLRENQQKSPHLIVPKQIIRQEGEKGAVTVAIARSNVEYNPNKGKLYLIGTGPGSIEYLTSVAKTALREADIIIGYSLYIDLIKSLLRPEQIIESSPITQERQRAERAIELAKWGLKVAVISSGDCGIYGMAGLVLEILQNQNWDGKQPPVEVFSGITAMQSVAAKIGSPLMHDFCAISLSDLLTPWEVIEKRITAAASADFITAIYNPRSQTRTQQIITTQKIFLEYRKPHTPVAIARSVTRDDENIIITTLGEMLNHSIDMVTTVIIGNSSTKRYHDLLITPRGYLASPELSNEP, from the coding sequence ATGTCCATTCTTTTTACTGATTTTTCTCCCCTCAATTTTATTACTGTTACTGAAAAAAATGCTATTCAATTACAATCTTTAGTTAAAATTAGTGAGGGTATTTTATGGTTACCAGAAAAGTTAAAAATTTCTGAAAAATTGGTAAATTTACAGCCTAATTCAACTCTAAAAAATACGAAATATTATCATGAATCTTTGTCTCAACATTTAGCTAACATTTGGGAAAATTCTGAAGGTATTATCTTTAGTTTAACGATCGGTGCAGTAGTTCGTTTAGTTTCTCCTTTATTGACAAACAAAAAAAAAGATCCAGCAATCATAGTTATCGATCCTCACACTAAATATGTTATTAGTTTACTCGGTGGTCATCAAGCTAATGCAGATAAATTAACAGAATTAATTGCTCATCAATTAGATGCAAAAGCAATAATTACCAGTGCATCTTATAATCTTAATTTACCCTCGATCGACACTTTTGGCAATATATTTGGTTGGCAAAGAGGAAAAGGAAATTGGACAGAAGTTAGTATAAATATTGCTCGTAATTTACCTACTTTAATTAGACAAGATTTAGGTTTAAATTGGTGGCAAAATTCTTTACCTTCTTCTCATCCTTTTATTTTTGAAAATACCAAAGATTCTAAATCTATAATAAGAGAAAATACAGAGAAAGCAATGGTATATATTGGAGCAGAAAAACCTCCTAATATTGATATTCCTTGTGTGAGTTGGCATCCTCGTATTTTGTGGGTTGGTATCGGTTGCGAAAGAGATACTTCTCCCTCTTTGATAGAATCTGCGGTTACACAAGTATTGGATAAGTATAATTTAGAACGAAAATCCATTGCATCTTTAGCTACGATCGATCTAAAAAAAGATGAATTAGGAATTTTAATGTTAGGAAAAAAATGGGGTTTAGCTTTACATACCTTCACGGCGGAAGAATTAAACTCAGTAGCGGTGCCTAATCCATCAAGCATTGTTAAAGAAGAAGTTGGTACACCTAGTGTAGCCGAGGCATCGGCTTTAAAATCGGCACTTTTGCCTAATTTAAGAGAAAATCAACAAAAATCACCTCATTTGATTGTGCCGAAACAAATTATACGTCAAGAAGGGGAAAAGGGTGCAGTAACAGTAGCGATCGCTCGATCAAATGTAGAATATAATCCAAATAAGGGTAAATTATATCTTATTGGTACTGGTCCCGGAAGCATTGAATATTTAACTTCGGTGGCAAAAACCGCCTTGAGGGAAGCCGATATTATCATCGGTTATAGTTTATATATTGATTTGATTAAAAGTTTATTACGTCCTGAACAAATTATCGAATCCTCTCCGATTACTCAAGAAAGACAAAGAGCAGAAAGAGCGATCGAGTTAGCAAAATGGGGATTGAAGGTAGCAGTAATTTCTTCAGGTGATTGCGGTATTTATGGTATGGCAGGGCTTGTTTTAGAAATTTTGCAAAATCAGAACTGGGATGGAAAACAGCCACCTGTAGAAGTATTTTCTGGAATAACTGCAATGCAAAGTGTGGCGGCGAAAATTGGTTCACCGTTAATGCACGATTTTTGTGCCATCAGTTTGAGTGATTTATTAACCCCTTGGGAAGTTATCGAAAAGCGCATCACCGCCGCCGCTTCTGCTGATTTTATCACGGCTATTTACAATCCTCGATCGCAAACTCGTACTCAACAAATTATCACGACTCAAAAGATTTTCTTAGAATATCGTAAACCCCATACTCCAGTAGCGATCGCTCGTTCTGTTACCAGAGATGACGAAAATATTATTATAACGACTTTAGGAGAAATGTTGAACCACTCGATCGATATGGTAACAACGGTGATTATCGGTAATAGTAGTACAAAACGTTATCATGATTTACTAATTACTCCCAGAGGCTATTTAGCATCCCCTGAATTAAGCAATGAACCATAA
- the sbcC gene encoding exonuclease subunit SbcC — protein sequence MIPRKLTLKNFLSYRSTNLDFNGLHTACICGANGAGKSSLLEAITWVVWGKTRTVSDDDIIHLGEKNTRVDFEFIYNKEYYRIIRTRQRKGSGTLDFQIVSSNGYKSLSGKGLKDTQDNILNCLKIDYDTFINSAYLRQGRADEFMLRKPAERKKILADLLKLEQYEKLAESAKDSAKQYKIRSEEIARNLEDILSQLEEKQAINLELENTEKDLQYLQLKEEEKSIKLKEINLLHSQRDSLHDRVLWQRNQLDNIIQRIKTLETEKMGVDEEINKLNIILEQKSIITEKYQDLQDLRVEDQQLNDRFQIYQNLLTKKQKLEENLREESNNLILNIQKEKTNLENLIKQQEELEKIVIKTGDLTTEIQALKMCRERLKQLDEIQKDIVPFLQQQQNLKTALERELAKLEMELERIKQEEMNLHVKLAEVPKKRQDFFNLEKQLKELENKKNYQKRVQEKGESQKSLIEIYLNNQKTIEKQIEKLHQKLDILNQDHAVCPLCDRELDDNHLTHVIMKTREEEKQLESESWHYKTEKRNCERELEKLRLEYGKLNQELVNENILKQSYIKLENQLDSIEDIYNQYEKNQAEKEKLTQLLTSGNYAPEIQQQLLEIQNTIESFNYNEKDHALLRQEESNLRKVEYQQLKIKDVQNDLNKLLKRKPELDNKINELELEFKKLTENSSLQLKINEINREIQEINYDSNYHQNIRQNLQQLQSYEFQYLQLQEGKKQHPQLEKKLQQLTTNLDNYQQEKLTTETELKAIEEQLSSLKDYSLELQTLQQQWEQYRKNIDDLFRKKGGLEQSLATLKDREKDRLKLEKILEECQKNYRIYQELSIAFGKNGIQSLMIENILPQLETEANNLLARLTGSQLHVQFLTQKPKARSSKSASLKDTLDIIIADSQGTRSYETYSGGEAFRINFAIRLAISRILAQRSGTPLQLLIVDEGFGTQDSEGCDRLIAALNAIAEDFACILTVTHMPQFKEAFQTRIEVYKTEEGSKIRLST from the coding sequence ATGATTCCGAGAAAGTTAACCCTTAAAAATTTCTTAAGTTATCGATCGACAAATCTAGATTTTAATGGGCTTCACACTGCCTGTATTTGTGGTGCAAATGGTGCCGGAAAATCATCTCTTTTAGAGGCTATTACTTGGGTTGTTTGGGGTAAAACTCGTACCGTTAGTGATGATGATATTATTCATTTAGGAGAGAAAAATACAAGGGTGGACTTTGAGTTTATTTATAATAAAGAATATTATCGTATTATTCGTACTCGTCAGCGTAAGGGAAGTGGGACTTTAGATTTTCAAATTGTTAGTAGTAATGGTTATAAATCTTTATCAGGAAAAGGTTTAAAAGATACCCAAGATAACATTTTAAATTGTTTGAAAATAGACTATGATACCTTTATTAATTCTGCTTATTTAAGACAAGGTAGAGCCGATGAATTTATGTTGCGAAAACCAGCAGAAAGAAAAAAAATTTTAGCGGATTTATTAAAATTAGAACAATACGAAAAATTGGCAGAATCAGCAAAAGATTCAGCTAAACAATATAAAATTAGAAGTGAAGAAATAGCTCGAAATTTAGAAGATATTTTAAGTCAACTAGAAGAAAAACAAGCTATAAACTTAGAATTAGAAAATACTGAAAAAGATTTACAATATCTTCAGCTTAAGGAAGAAGAAAAATCTATTAAACTTAAAGAAATTAATTTACTTCATAGTCAAAGAGATTCATTGCATGATCGAGTATTATGGCAAAGGAATCAATTGGATAATATTATTCAACGTATCAAGACTTTAGAAACGGAAAAAATGGGCGTTGATGAGGAGATTAATAAGTTAAATATTATCCTCGAACAAAAAAGTATTATCACGGAAAAATATCAAGACTTACAAGATTTAAGAGTTGAAGATCAGCAGTTAAACGATCGATTTCAAATTTATCAGAATTTGTTGACTAAAAAACAGAAATTAGAAGAAAATTTAAGGGAAGAAAGTAATAACTTAATTCTTAATATTCAAAAAGAAAAAACTAACCTTGAAAACTTAATCAAACAACAGGAAGAACTAGAAAAAATTGTTATAAAAACAGGAGATTTAACAACAGAAATTCAAGCCCTAAAAATGTGTCGAGAAAGATTAAAACAATTAGATGAGATACAAAAAGATATTGTACCTTTTTTACAACAACAACAAAATTTGAAAACTGCTTTAGAAAGAGAGTTAGCAAAATTAGAAATGGAATTAGAAAGAATTAAACAGGAGGAAATGAATTTACACGTAAAATTAGCAGAAGTTCCCAAAAAAAGACAAGATTTTTTTAACTTAGAAAAACAACTTAAAGAATTAGAAAATAAAAAAAATTATCAAAAAAGAGTCCAAGAAAAAGGAGAAAGTCAAAAAAGTTTAATTGAAATTTATTTGAATAATCAAAAAACTATTGAAAAACAAATAGAAAAATTACATCAAAAACTTGATATTTTAAATCAAGATCATGCTGTGTGTCCATTGTGCGATCGAGAATTAGACGACAATCATTTAACTCATGTAATCATGAAAACAAGAGAAGAAGAAAAACAGTTAGAATCAGAATCTTGGCATTATAAAACAGAAAAAAGAAACTGTGAAAGAGAGTTAGAAAAATTAAGGCTTGAGTACGGAAAATTAAATCAAGAATTAGTCAATGAAAATATTTTAAAACAAAGTTATATTAAATTAGAAAATCAATTAGATTCCATTGAAGATATATATAATCAATATGAGAAAAATCAAGCAGAAAAAGAAAAGTTAACACAGTTATTAACTAGCGGTAATTATGCTCCAGAAATTCAACAACAATTATTAGAAATTCAAAACACGATCGAATCCTTTAATTATAATGAGAAAGATCATGCTTTATTAAGACAAGAAGAATCAAATTTAAGAAAAGTAGAATATCAACAGTTAAAAATAAAAGATGTCCAGAATGACTTAAATAAATTATTGAAACGAAAACCAGAATTAGATAACAAAATCAATGAGTTAGAATTAGAGTTTAAAAAACTTACTGAAAATTCTTCTTTACAATTAAAAATTAATGAAATTAACAGGGAAATTCAAGAGATTAATTATGATAGTAATTATCATCAAAATATTCGACAAAATTTACAACAATTACAATCTTATGAATTTCAATATTTACAATTACAAGAAGGAAAAAAACAACATCCTCAATTAGAGAAAAAGTTACAACAATTAACCACTAATTTAGACAACTATCAACAAGAAAAATTAACTACCGAAACAGAGTTAAAAGCTATTGAAGAACAGTTATCTTCTTTGAAAGATTATAGTTTAGAGTTACAGACTTTACAGCAACAATGGGAACAATATCGCAAAAATATTGATGATTTATTTAGAAAAAAAGGTGGTTTAGAGCAGTCTTTAGCTACTTTAAAAGATAGAGAAAAAGATCGACTAAAACTAGAAAAAATTTTAGAAGAATGTCAGAAAAACTATAGAATTTATCAGGAATTAAGTATCGCTTTTGGCAAAAACGGTATTCAGTCTTTGATGATTGAAAATATTTTACCTCAGCTAGAAACAGAAGCAAATAATCTTTTAGCTCGTTTGACAGGAAGTCAGTTACATGTTCAATTTTTAACCCAAAAACCGAAAGCCCGAAGCAGTAAATCTGCTTCTTTGAAAGATACTTTAGATATTATCATAGCCGATAGTCAAGGAACTCGATCGTACGAAACTTATTCTGGTGGTGAGGCATTTCGCATCAATTTTGCCATTCGTTTAGCAATATCCCGCATTTTAGCCCAAAGATCTGGCACTCCCTTACAATTACTCATTGTAGATGAAGGTTTTGGTACTCAAGACAGCGAAGGATGCGATCGTCTTATTGCCGCTTTAAACGCCATTGCGGAAGACTTCGCTTGTATATTGACCGTAACTCATATGCCTCAATTTAAAGAGGCATTTCAAACAAGAATCGAGGTATATAAAACCGAAGAAGGCTCAAAAATTAGACTTTCTACCTAA
- a CDS encoding NAD(+) kinase — protein MRLKQVIIAYKAGDKNSKAWAERCAKELEARQCKVLLGPSGIKDNPYPVFLASVTQTIDLGIILGGDGTILAAARHLAPEGIPMLAVNVGGHLGFLTEPLTLFQDTEALWHRLENDLYAVERRMMLEAQIWERNKQDIEPISDRFFCLNEMCVKPACLDRMPTSILEMEVDGEVVDQYHGDGLIVSTPTGSTCYTASANGPIIHPGMSAIAVTPICPLSLSSRPLLLPPRSIVSIWTLGDYELNNKLWMDGVLATAIWPGQWVAVKMADFQAQFIILRESHSFYQTLREKLQWAGARVYCENNHRN, from the coding sequence GTGCGGTTAAAACAAGTAATTATTGCCTATAAAGCGGGAGATAAAAATAGTAAAGCATGGGCGGAAAGATGTGCAAAAGAATTGGAAGCCCGTCAATGTAAAGTATTATTAGGACCTAGCGGTATTAAAGACAATCCCTATCCTGTCTTTTTAGCTTCCGTTACTCAAACGATCGATCTAGGAATTATATTAGGGGGTGATGGTACTATTTTAGCCGCCGCTCGTCACCTAGCACCAGAGGGCATCCCCATGTTAGCGGTGAATGTGGGAGGACATTTAGGCTTTTTAACTGAACCTTTAACTCTTTTTCAAGATACAGAAGCTCTTTGGCATCGTCTCGAAAACGATTTATATGCAGTGGAAAGACGTATGATGTTAGAAGCTCAAATTTGGGAGAGAAATAAACAAGATATTGAACCCATCAGCGATCGATTTTTTTGCTTAAATGAGATGTGTGTCAAACCTGCTTGTTTAGATAGAATGCCTACTTCTATTCTGGAAATGGAAGTTGACGGAGAAGTAGTTGATCAGTATCATGGTGATGGTTTAATTGTCTCTACTCCCACTGGCTCAACTTGTTACACTGCTTCTGCTAATGGCCCTATTATACATCCGGGGATGAGTGCGATCGCTGTTACCCCTATATGTCCTTTAAGTTTATCTAGTCGTCCTCTATTATTACCACCTCGATCGATTGTTAGTATTTGGACACTAGGAGATTACGAACTGAATAATAAATTATGGATGGATGGAGTATTAGCCACTGCTATTTGGCCTGGGCAATGGGTAGCAGTTAAAATGGCAGATTTTCAAGCTCAATTTATTATTTTAAGAGAGTCCCATTCATTTTATCAAACTCTCCGAGAAAAACTACAATGGGCAGGTGCAAGAGTTTATTGTGAAAATAATCATCGCAATTAA